The Euleptes europaea isolate rEulEur1 chromosome 2, rEulEur1.hap1, whole genome shotgun sequence genome has a segment encoding these proteins:
- the LOC130473336 gene encoding chitotriosidase-1-like, which translates to MESLLRSLLVLLCFLIAEPVECVNEDATEEKIPSKFCNVYKHVATVAGTGGSKTMSFWHLNCPFEGHYALGDVAKRGSGQPVTWALMVKEEGNGLLKHPQGFRCVNESLLVQGKSALISSLTDDLGAWEIEADHAVTPDGLSAGTFIVMTTHSDPTENVYVLNEYSVMLKQHASLQPNNSEDGSPCKIVCYVTKWSQYRSKPAKFYPEDVNPNLCTHITFAFAIIRNNHLSCNGWNDESVLIPQIQALKKRNPALLTLLAVGGSRFGTAFSPMLSTAATRKNFIDSAIPILRNYDFDGIELHFEHPGCRGSPPKDKHRFTSLIEEMTAAFEKEAKETGNKKLLLTAAVAARKETIDAAYEVDKLSKHLDYISVMAYNFHDGFPDRVTRHNSPLYAGDHSEESLYATCKFAMLYWIQKGAPAGKLLMGFASFGHTFKLSTMDTSVGAPASGPARPGHYTHEAGLLSYYEICHFIKDGATVQWLEDQKVPYAYKGFAWVGYDNKKSFGYKAQFVKKHKLGGGSVWTIDLDDFRGTFCNEGPYPLTRELKRLLAGNVCSDAGHITVQTETIQPSTTFRPSTTLRPSTTFLTPATLQPASTLQPSTTTFLTPATLQPASTIQPSTTFITAATLIPASTHQTSTTLRPSTTPLTAATLIPASTHQTSTTLRPSTTFQTPATLRPATTLQTSTTLRPSTTLQNSTTLQPSRKDDSTYRHSGDPTKH; encoded by the exons ATGGAGAGCTTGTTGAGAAGTCTCCTAGTCCTGTTGTGCTTCCTGATTGCAGAACCAGTTGAATGTGTGAATG AGGATGCCACTGAAGAAAAAATTCCATCTAAATTCTGCAATGTCTATAAACATGTTGCCACTGTTGCTGGAACAGGAGGCTCTAAAACCATGTCCTTCTGGCATCTGAATTGTCCATTTGAAG GCCATTATGCTCTTGGAGATGTGGCTAAAAGAGGTTCTGGACAACCTGTGACTTGGGCTTTGATGGTAAAGGAAGAGGGTAATGGTCTTCTGAAACATCCTCAAGGTTTCAG ATGTGTCAATGAAAGTCTGCTAGTACAAGGAAAATCTGCACTTATTTCAAGTCTGACTGATGATCTTGGAGCATGGGAAATTGAAGCTGATCATGCTGTAACTCCAG ATGGTTTATCTGCAGGGACTTTTATAGTTATGACCACTCACAGTGACCCCACAGAAAATGTCTATGTCCTCAATGAATACAGCGTGATGTTAAAACAACATGCATCTCTTCAGCCAAACAATTCTGAGGATG GGTCTCCTTGCAAGATTGTATGTTACGTCACTAAGTGGTCTCAGTACCGGTCCAAACCTGCAAAGTTTTACCCAGAGGATGTAAACCCAAATTTGTGCACGCACATCACATTTGCCTTTGCGATTATAAGGAACAACCATCTCTCCTGTAATGGATGGAATGATGAAAGTGTTCTCATCCCCCAGATCCAAGCACTAAAGAAgag aaacccagccttgTTGACTCTGTTAGCTGTTGGTGGAAGCAGATTTGGCACTGC tttcagcCCCATGCTTTCCACAGCAGCCACCCGCAAGAACTTCATTGACTCAGCTATACCCATACTGCGGAACTATGACTTCGATGGGATTGAGCTGCACTTTGAACATCCTGGGTGTAGGGGAAGTCCCCCTAAGGACAAGCATCGCTTCACTTCGCTAATAGAG GAAATGACGGCAGCTTTCGAAAAAGAGGCCAAAGAGACTGGAAATAAGAAGCTGTTGCTTACTGCGGCGGTTGCTGCTCGGAAAGAAACAATCGATGCTGCATATGAAGTTGACAAACTATCAAA ACATCTTGATTACATTAGTGTGATGGCCTACAATTTCCATGATGGTTTTCCTGACAGAGTGACAAGGCACAACAGCCCCTTATATGCTGGTGATCACTCTGAAGAAAGCCTGTATGCCACCTGT AAGTTTGCCATGCTGTACTGGATCCAAAAAGGTGCTCCTGCTGGCAAGCTTCTTATGGGGTTTGCCAGCTTTGGACATACCTTCAAGCTTAGCACCATGGACACATCAGTGGGTGCCCCTGCCTCTGGACCTGCCCGTCCAGGACATTATACGCATGAGGCTGGACTCTTGTCATACTATGAG ATCTGCCACTTTATAAAGGATGGTGCCACTGTTCAGTGGCTTGAAGACCAGAAGGTTCCATATGCCTACAAAGGTTTTGCCTGGGTTGGATATGACAACAAAAAGAGTTTTGGTTACAAA GCCCAGTTTGTGAAGAAGCATAAACTTGGCGGAGGCTCTGTATGGACCATTGACCTGGATGACTTCAGAGGCACCTTCTGCAATGAAGGACCTTACCCTCTGACAAGAGAGCTGAAGCGACTGCTTGCGGGCAATG TGTGTAGTGATGCCGGACATATCACAGTACAAACGGAAACCATTCAACCATCCACCACCTTTCGACCGTCTACCACCCTTCGACCATCTACCACCTTTCTAACTCCTGCCACCCTTCAACCGGCCTCCACCCTTCAACCATCCACCACAACTTTTCTAACTCCTGCCACCCTTCAACCGGCCTCCACCATTCAACCATCCACCACCTTTATAACTGCTGCCACCCTTATACCGGCCTCCACCCATCAAACTTCTACCACCCTTCGACCATCTACCACCCCTCTAACTGCTGCCACCCTTATACCGGCCTCCACCCATCAAACTTCTACCACCCTTCGACCGTCCACCACCTTTCAAACTCCTGCCACCCTTCGACCAGCCACCACCCTTCAAACTTCTACCACCCTTCGACCATCCACCACCCTTCAAAATTCTACTACCCTTCAACCGTCCAGAAAGGATGACAGCACTTACCGCCATTCAGGAGATCCAACTAAACATTAA